The sequence below is a genomic window from Granulicatella elegans.
GTTGACAACGGCTGTAAGCATTAGCCCCAGCCCAATTGGCATCATATTCTCGTCAAAATTCACTCCGGGATTGTGGTGGCTAAAGTTGTTGCCCGGCAATTTGCAGTTTACATTGAAATAGGCGGTTGGAACTTTTTCAGCCACAAGAGCCATATCTTCGCTTGCCATTATTTTTGTGTCCGGAATGAGTTCGCCATCAAAATCACTATTTTTTATATAGTCCACAATTTCTCTTGTGAATTCCGGGTCTGAATAAAGGCTTGGAACTCCGGTGAAGAAGTCAAGATCGATTTCAGCTTTTGTTGAAATCTTTAATCCTTCAATAATATCCAGCATTCTTGATTTTAATTTATTTCTAACCTCCGGATTGTATGTACGAAGTGTTCCTTGCATTTCTGCAAGATCCGGAATAATATTTGAGTTTGAACCGGCACTTAGCATTCCAAAGGTCAATGTACTCGTTTCTTGAGGTGGACATTCGCGAGCGATTAGCTCTAAGAAATTTGTGTAAATATTGACAGCTACATGTATCGGATCAATGGTAGTGTGAGGATATGCGCCATGGCCGCCTTTACCTTTAATTGTAATTTTAAAGTTATCTGAGCTTGTAGCAACATAGCCTTCATTGTAACAAATTGAACCTGTTTCTCTGTCAAGAGCTGTGTGAAGTGCAAGAGCACTATCCACTTGAGGATTTTCTAATAGTCCGTTTTCAATCATCATTTTAGATCCTGCAAAAATTTCTTCAGCCGGTTGAAACATAAATTTCACTGTGCCTTTGAAATTTGCCTTTTCTTTTAATAGAGCTTTTGCAGCAGTTAGGGCAATAGAAGAGTGGAGATCGTGGCCACAAGTGTGGGCAGTATTTCCGGTTGAAGCAAAGGGCAAACCACTTTCTTCATTCATTGGAAGGGCATCCATATCTGCCCTAATCATAATGCATTTTCCTTCACCTTTTTCACCTTGAATAAGGGTAGATAAACCGGATGTACCATATTCTTTTACTTCAAGGCCAAGTCCTTCGAGCTCACCCTTTACATATGCCTTTGTTTTTGGTAAATCCAGTCCAACTTCCGGAATTTGGTGCAAAGCTCTTCTTTTTTCAATTAGCTCATCTTTGTATTCTAAAGCTTCTTTAAAATAATTAGTCATAATTCATTCCTCCTTACATGTTTAAACTTCTCTTTTACATCTTGCGTTTCCTTGCATATTTTTCAGTTAATATTGGAGTGATAATGCTCGTTAGCACCACGCCAAATGCAATTGGTGCAACCGCAACCCTTGTAATTTCAGATACACTCGGGTCAGCTGCGGCGATTATCGTAGGCACAGAAACTTTCTCATATCCATCCTTTTCAAAAAGTCTAAATGGCAGGCAAAAACAGTATGAATAACAAGTCATAGTGTCCGTTCGTGGAAACGTATCAATCATACTTTTTAACGATAAGAGAAGGCTATCGTTAAAAGGTTTAAGCTGGCTTGGGAACGGGTATTTACTAACATCTTTATTTCTTCTTAATTTCCTTCGGTGCAAACTTGTTGGAATTTTCAACAGATTGAATTTTATTCAAGATCTTCCTCTGATATTAGCATTCCTATAAATTCTTCAAATTTATTTGCAAGGACTTGAATTTCATAATCATATTCTTGAAAACAAACGGATACTTTGAATTCTCCATCTTTTCCACATTCACGATAATCTAAATAGATTATATCATATCCACCAGATTCTGTACCTGCAATAATAATTCCTATATTTCGTGGATATTCCCATATTTTCCAAATAAAGAGTTGTGCTTGTTACCCCCTATTCCAAAAAATCCTTTAAATCATTATTTTCAAACATTGTTAGTTCCTCTTCTTCCTTGCTCTCCCTCCTTGTCTGCTTAATAAATATATACCTATCCAACAATAGTTGCTTCTTTGACAATCAGATTTTCAAAATCCATGGTAATCAGTTGTTCAGCAGCTTTTGGGGAACACATAAACCAAGTAGTCTCTCCCCAAGCATCCATTCTTGTAGCGGTAAAAAAATCCGTCTGAATTGGGACAGGGTTTCGAGCGTCAATATAGCAGTCAGAGTAGAGGTACACTAAATCCACCTCACGCTCCGGCAGCCACTTGACCCTGCGCATGCGAGGGTTTCCATTTTTCAGTGTTTTTTCTCTGGGGTTCTCAAACCACTCCAATTCCTTGATTTTCAAACCGGAGAAAGTTTCAGCTAAGTACTGGGCAATTCCCCTACGGGCAAATATCCCACAATTAAGACGCTCACTCCCCATCAACCAAGTCATAATAAAATCTCCGACTTTACAACCGGGGGCGGGCGGTCCGTAGACACTTTCGTCCGCCCACATAACCTCCATCTTTTCGCACTGCTCTGGTCTTGGGCAGTTCTTCTTGTTACCATAGCGATACATGATATTCACATAGCCATAATCATCACTTTTTCGGTCATGTCCATGTGCTTCAACCGTATAACCACTTACTGACATGGTTGTTTCCTCCCTACACAAATTTTTCTAAATTTTGAAATGAGCGGGAAGCCATTTTAGGTTTTCCCACCTTGATTGACCACTAGCAAAGACGGGCGGGGCTGTAAACGGTGGCGCATTTATGCGCCATTTATCTTGACCCTTGACTGGCTCGTGACTGGCTCGGCTGGCTTTGCTATTTCCGCAACAGTTGAAATTGTACAGTTAATAGATTGACACTAAAACGGCGCTCTCTTGTGCTGCCATTTTCTCATAAAATTTTTTCATTCTTTCAAATTTGATTCTTAAATCATCTTTAATTTCATCAGCTTCTTCTTCGTATTCCCAAATATCAGGGTAAATATCGTTTTGGCGAAACGCACTCATATCGAATTTATCAATATATGTTTCAAAATCAATCTCTTGCAACGCTTTTGCAATTTCTTTCACTCTATCAGTTTTCGTTCCAGATATAAATTCTTCGATTTCTTCCCCGGAAATATTAAACTGTCCTACAATCGCTTCGCTGATTAAATTATCTTCAATCGGTTCGTTGGCAGATTTTCCTGTCAACAAAAAATGAAGTGCGTCCCACGTTTTATCTATATCACAAATTTCTAAGTTCTCATTTTCCTGTGCTTCTTCCACATCATCAAGACACATAAATTTTTCTAACTCAATGTCAGTAGTTGACTGATAATTTGCAATCAATCCCATTTATTTTTCCTCCATATTTGTCTTTACCTGCTCAGATACCTAGATAATTTCTTCTCAAGAAATTCATTCATATCATTGCAAAGCTTCTTTACTTTATTCTGTTCATGGGCATAGTACCAAATTGTTTCTTCATCATGACA
It includes:
- a CDS encoding M20 metallopeptidase family protein, which encodes MTNYFKEALEYKDELIEKRRALHQIPEVGLDLPKTKAYVKGELEGLGLEVKEYGTSGLSTLIQGEKGEGKCIMIRADMDALPMNEESGLPFASTGNTAHTCGHDLHSSIALTAAKALLKEKANFKGTVKFMFQPAEEIFAGSKMMIENGLLENPQVDSALALHTALDRETGSICYNEGYVATSSDNFKITIKGKGGHGAYPHTTIDPIHVAVNIYTNFLELIARECPPQETSTLTFGMLSAGSNSNIIPDLAEMQGTLRTYNPEVRNKLKSRMLDIIEGLKISTKAEIDLDFFTGVPSLYSDPEFTREIVDYIKNSDFDGELIPDTKIMASEDMALVAEKVPTAYFNVNCKLPGNNFSHHNPGVNFDENMMPIGLGLMLTAVVNWLNNN
- a CDS encoding SMI1/KNR4 family protein, whose protein sequence is MWKIWEYPRNIGIIIAGTESGGYDIIYLDYRECGKDGEFKVSVCFQEYDYEIQVLANKFEEFIGMLISEEDLE
- a CDS encoding YfbM family protein gives rise to the protein MGLIANYQSTTDIELEKFMCLDDVEEAQENENLEICDIDKTWDALHFLLTGKSANEPIEDNLISEAIVGQFNISGEEIEEFISGTKTDRVKEIAKALQEIDFETYIDKFDMSAFRQNDIYPDIWEYEEEADEIKDDLRIKFERMKKFYEKMAAQESAVLVSIY
- a CDS encoding 2-keto-3-deoxygluconate permease; this encodes MIDTFPRTDTMTCYSYCFCLPFRLFEKDGYEKVSVPTIIAAADPSVSEITRVAVAPIAFGVVLTSIITPILTEKYARKRKM